The DNA region TCAAGAAATGGAAGTAATTTTAAGTTATCAAAACCTAGAAAATTATGTGAGCAGCGGAAAAATTTATCTGTTTTACAACGAAAAACAATACAAAGACAACAATTTTGTACTCTCTGATTTTCGCACCTATGCCGGCGAAAGAGAAATTAAAGAAAATACTTTTGCTAGTATTACAGATACCGACCAATCCAACACTTTTGTGGCTTCTAACAGCAATTTGCCAATAAAAAAATACGAAAACACCACCACAGAAGAAGATTTAGAGGCCTCCCTTGCTGATGCACATATAACATTCAAAAACGTTTCCATACTTGAATTTGACGATGCGAATCCGCAGGAAACTCGTAATGTTTTTACACCTTTAAAACCACTCCAGAAATGCTTAAAGACACCAGCGCAACCATCACTATGCGTGGTATTTATGTTCCTAATCGTAGTTATAAAAATCATAAAGTAAAAAATCTGGAAATGGAAATCGTCACTTCGCACGACCCTAACAAAATGGGCTCTAACGGAAGTTTTATGAATTATCGTTTCGTCCGTTTTAAAAGAGTAAATTTCAAAACACGCTTTCAAAACAATGGTGAAGGCCCAGCTCGAATGATTCGTTTAGAAACCGATATTCCAGATATGTTTGACAAAAAAACTTTCAAAATAGAAGGCATGTATCCCGAATGCCCAATTTGTCCAAAAGACGAAGCCCCTACTACTAGCTGTTTAGATACTATAATCAAACAAAAACAAATCTTTTTTACCTTCAAAAACATTTATTTACCGGGAAGCGAACAAAAAAATGTAAGAGAAAAAGACAGTACTAAAGGTTTTGTAAAATACTCGATGAAATTCAACAAGGACTTCCACAAAGTAAACACCAAGAGTAGAACATCTATTTTCTTTGATAAGAACGAGCCTATTATTACCAATTACGCCACTACCCGATTCTTACCCGGAATTTCTATTGGTGCAAAGGCCGGTTACAACATCTATCCTAATTTAGATAAATCTAGCAGTTATTTTGTGGCTGCCACCATTTCTCCATACAAATCTTATCGTTTTTACTGGCAAGCCGAATTAATCAACAGCAAACACGAGTTTACCTCTGAAACCACCGTTACCAATGGTTTTAGCACCACTTCTAATGGAGTTCGTCAACCTACACGTACAACATCAACACTGGGTTATTCCAATTTCAACAACGAAATTCCACTATTAATTCGTTATAACATCAATAATTATATCGGTATAGGAACTGGTGTTCAAGCGAATATTAATGCCTCGCAAAAAGAAGAACGCTACACCAAAATTGAAACTTTTGAATCTGAAAAACCTGGTTCTCCTATTATAAATACTCAAGAAAACACCATAAGTAACAGCAAAACTTTCACTAATTTTAAATCGGGATTATTATTTGACTTAACTCTAGGTTTTGCACGCATCGGACCAAGTTTAGGCGCTCGTTATGTGATGAATTTCAAAGATAATTTTAATTATGTTCAGGTGTATGGAATATGGAAGTTTTAGTTTTTGGGACACAGATGACACAGATAAAACTGATTTACACAGATTTTAATTTTCATAAAATGAAAATAACTTACATGACCTATTCAACACTTAGTTAACTTTCAAAAACTTATATAACTCCTGCCTCGCCGGCAGGCGGGTATATGGTTAAATAAAACTTAGTGAATCTTCGTGCAATGCTTTGTGTATCTTTGTGAAACAACTATCTATGAAAAGACTTTTTTCTTTTTTCTACTCCTTTTTCACCTGATTATTTTTGGGCAAAACCAACTTAGCCCTGAAGACAAAATCTACAATGCCATTGACTCTTTTGTAGCCAATCCAACAGCAGAAAATTTAAACCAACTCTCTACTACTGAAGCAGCGTTTTGGAAAAATCCAAAACCGAAAACCAAAGACGAACTACTAGCAATTGTTATACTAAATTGCAACAAAGCCTATTACGAAAATCAATTTAACGAAGTTCAAAAAGCCGTTTCCAGTTACGAGAAAGCATGGAAAATCTATCAAAAATACCAGCTCCGCAATTATGATATTATCGAATATTGCCTAAAACCTTTAGGCAACTTGTACAGCATTCTGGGTGATTACGACAATGCCGAAAACACTATAAAACAATATTATTACATTGCTACTCAAGAAAAAAATCAAGCAAAAAAAATAGCGGCAATACTCAATTTATCGAATGTATATCAAAACTCTGGAAAGAATGATTTAGCGATAGATTTGCTAGAAAAAACCATTCGTACCGAAAAACTATCCAAAATTCAAAAAGGGATTTTATGGAATAATTTGGGAAATAGTTATGTTTTAAATTATAGAAACCCAGGGTTAACTGTAAAATTTGTTCCAAATAGCTTTGACAAATTAGAAAGTTCCTATCTAAAAGCTATCCAATTATTACAATCAGAAAAAATCCAAAGTGAAACACTAGCCAATTGTTACCGCAATTTAGCTTCTCTCAATGCACAATGGCTACGATTTGATGTAGCCAATTCCTATTTTGATAAAGCGAGAAAGTATTTCTACGCCACACCCAATCTTAGCTCACGCCAAATAGCCCAATTCAAGTATGAAGAAGCTTCGCTGTTTTTCAAACAACAAAAACTCAAAGAAGCAACAGCATCTATTGAAGCCATTTTTAAACTTTTAATCCCGAATTACAACCCTAAAAAAAGTGAACTTCCGGAACAAAATTCGCTTTATACCGAAAACAGTTTGCTCGATGCTTTAGACTTGAGAGCAGCAATTTATTCACTGCAAAACCATGAAAAAAAGGCATTAGAAGCTTATAATTTGGCTTTTCACATCGAAGAATTGTTTTCTAATATGATGATTTATGAAAACTCTAAAATCATCCATCAAAACCGCGTTCGGATGCGCACTGAAAAGTGTATCGCTGTCTACTACCATTTGTACCAAAAAGAACCTAAACAAAACTATATCGAAGCTGCATTTCAATTGGCTGAACAAAGTAAATCAGGTGTTTTAAAAAGTTTTTTATCCAAAAAAACAAGCCTTTCGAGAAAAGAAAAACTCCATTTAGAACAACTGCAAAACTGGAGTAATATCATTTTAAAAGAACAACAAAAAGGCGATTTAGCCAATATTGAAAAAATAAACGAAGCAATTGAAAAGCAAAATGGATTAATGCTTTCGCTCAAAAAATTCGTTCAGAAAATACCGTTTCGGAAAAAGAAACAATCGACATCAAATCCTTGTTTGCCCAACTGAAAAAAGACAAAGCCATGATGATTGAGTATTTTTCAGGTTTTGAAAAAATGTATTTTTTTATTCTGGATAACAATAGAATACGACTGGATTTTTATTGGGATAACCATACTGCCACCCCTAAAATAATTTCATTCTTAGATTTTTTTAGTGATGCCAATAAAATAATTGACAACATTTCAGGTTACAATCATTATGGACATTCTTTATATACAATGCTGAAATTACCTCAAAATTCTAGCTATAAAAACCTCATCATAGTTCCAGATGGTATATTGAATTTTCTTCCTTTTGAAGCCTTAATTACAAAAGAATCGAAAACAACCAACTTTGCTCAGATGCATTATATGCTGAATGATTTTAATATTGGATATGAAAACTCAGCGCAATTTTATTTGTCCTTCGACAAACTCAGAATGACAAATAAAGACAAAACGGTTTTAGGTGTTTTTCCCGTTTTTGAGAAAACCCCATTGGAATTATCCTATTCTAAAAACGAAATGAAGTCCATCCAACACAATTTTAAAGGAAAATATTTAACTAATAAAGCGGCTAATTTCAAAAATTTCAGTAATAGTGCAGCCAATTATTCCATTTTACACCTCTCCACTCATGCTGATGCTGGAGACATCCTAGCACCAGCAAGTATCAAATTTTACGATCAGGATATTCTATACTCGGAATTGTATCATTTAAAAATCCAACCTGATTTGGTGGTATTAAGTGCTTGTGAAACGGGAATTGGCAAACTCTATAAATCTGAAGGTGCCATGAGTATTGCTCGCGGATTTCAATGGGCCGGAGCGCAAAACTTGCTGTTTTCTTTATGGAAAGTGAATGATTACACCACTTCGGTTTTTATGGAATCGTTTTACCAAAATATCAAAAACGGTCAATCCTATCTGGAAGCCAACGCGAATGCCAAAAGAGATTTCTTAAACAATCCTGAGATTTCTAATGCCAAAAAATCACCTTATTACTGGAGTGCCTTTGTGTATTATGGCACTTTGGAAAACAATAAAACCCCAACAAATTATACGTACATTGTATTGGGAATTCTATTCGTAATTGCCTTAATTTGGCTTTTTATCCGATATAAAAATGAAAAAGCTGCAAGAAGTCCTAAAAAAGGAAAAATATAAAAAAGTAAAATTCAAGATTACTAAAACCCAACACCTGCTGATTAAAGCCAAAATCAACGGAGTGGAAGGTCGTTTTATTCTGGATACAGGAGCTTCCAATAGTTGTGTAGGTTTTGAACGTATTGAACTTTTTCAACTCCAAGCAGAAGATTCAAATACGAAAGCATCTGGGGCTGGGGCTACTGGAATGCACACACAAACTGCCAAAGAAAACAAATTACAATTAGGCACATGGAAAAACAACGACTTTGACTTGATCATCTTTGACATGTCACATGTCAATGAAGCCCTGACAGCCTATAAAGTAAAAACAGTAGATGGGATTATTGGTGCCGATATTTTATTGAAAGGTAAAGCTATTATAGACTATTATAATAATTGTGTATATTTACGCTAACCAACTCTAAACCAAAATAGTATGAAATCTGTTTTTTATAAAGTAGCTTGCTTAGCTCTTGGAATGCTTTTATTTTCCTGTTCTGATGAAGATAGCGTTGAAGGAACACAAATTGTAAACAAATCAATATCCAATTCTTTAGAAATGGCCAGATCCGGTAATTCGAAAACACCTACAAATACTTCAAAAAGATGGGATTTTAACGATTTAAACGAATGGGATGATGCTACTCAGGCAGGAAATCCAAATTACTGGATTGATAATGGCGTGCTTCATATATTTACCAATGCCAATACCTGGGACAGAACCAAAGTAAAATCGGTTTCCACTTATGCTGCCGGAACATATTCCTGGCGTGTTTATGTTCCTGAAATGGGTGTAGGTGATTGCGCAAGTATTGGAGCTTTTTTATACAGCGATGATACACATGAACTCGATTTTGAAATTGGTTACGGCAATACAGCTATACGCCAACAATTAAACGCTGTTGCAGATGATCTTATCGTTTATGCCACTTCTCAGGCTAATCCTTCCCATTCTTTTCAAACAAAAATCAAAAGAGGACAATGGTACACTTTCAGTATTCATTTAACTTTAAACAACAAGAAAAAATATGTTGTAAACTGGAAAATAGATGATACTGTTATAACTTCAACGACTCTTAACTACGGATCAAGTACTAAATTTAAAATTTTCTGTAGTGTTGAAAATCTTAATTTTATTGGTGACCATATCCCAACAATACAAAATTATGCTCTGTTTGACTGGGTAACATTTAATTAAAGAATTCTTTTTAATCAAAAAAATTACCAGCCAAGCCATATCATTCCAAAACCGCAAATTAATATAATCGAACCGCTGATTAACTCTATAAACTTTTCAAAACCTTTATAATTAATAAAATTAGTTCCAAAAAAACCAATCATAACCATGCTTAACATTGTTAACACGGTTACCAAAGTATAAATTACAATTAGAATCCCAACTTCAAATAGCGAATAATCTATTGCCGGATAAATTATTAATGGAATCATTGGTTCACTGGGTCCTGATGCAAAAATAAAAAGCATTACCCAGGGAGTTACTTTAAAACGCTGATTAGAAGCAATGGCTTGTCCGTGTTGGTGTTCGAAAACATAAATTTCACCCTCTTCTGAAGCGTCAAAATGCTTATGAATTTTGTTTTTATTAATATTATAAAGAGCGTATAAAACATACATCAATCCGAAAACAAACAACATCCAGGATGCAAATCCACCCCGAATTGTCTCAATATGAAAGGTTTTTTTTAAAGTCCAACCTAAAAAAATACCTGCTATTCCTAAAACAATAGAACTTAAAACATGAGCTAATCCGCATAAAGAAGTCCAGAAAAGTGTTTTTTTCAAACTCCATTTTTTAGAACGGGATAAAAATATAAAAGGCAAATAATGATCGGGACCACTAAAGGTATGTATTGCACTAATCATGATTACCGTAAAACAGATTATATTAAAGTCCATACTGTTTTATTATTTTAGTTATTTCCTTCATCCAGGACATTAATTTTTCGGCTTTGTTGTATAAAATTTTTATCACGAGACCATTTGCAGGTGCTTCAGAAATTCCAAACACGCAATTTTTATCTTTCAAAAATAAATCTAATTCACTTTTCATTTTTTTTACATCAATAGACTGATGCAGAAAAAACAAACTTAACTGATGAGTAAATCCTTCTAACTGCCCTAGATTAATCGGATTAAATTCGGAAGGATTCAGATATAAATTCTCAAAAAATACCAGTTTATCTTCCTGATATACTTTTGTCAAAGACTGCATCTTTGTAAATTCAAAAACCTCTCCTTTTAATTTCCTGCCGCAGGTAAAAATTTCACCCCAAAGAACAGATGCATTTTTTTCCAAATAAATCGTGTTATTACTTTTAAAATCAGAACCTTTATGAGGTACGCTTGGGTGCGGCAAATAGGATAAAAAAGCATTTTCTTTTATCAAAACTTTTGTTTCCTGAAAAGCACCTTTCTCCATTGTAAACAATCTTTGAAAAGATTGGGTCGTAATCTCTAATTGGCTATTTTCATTCAGAATATATTCAAAATACAATTCGTCGCCATCTAAAACACCCGGTGAAGAACTCATTAAGATTAGTTCTAATAACGGCTTTTTTTTATCTTCCCGAATATCTACAACTTTAAAAGGAGTATTAAAAAACACCGATTTTAATTGGGTGATACCATTCTTTACTTCAGATTCTACGATAACTTTTGAAATCATCTGACTAAATTAGGTTCATTTACCTCTTCTAAAAGAGCGTACTTTTGTATCCATCCAATTACGTCATTTAATCCTTCTTTTTTCATTAAGTTAGTAAATACGAATGGCTTTCCGTTTCTCATTTTACGCGCATCACGTTCCATTACACCTAAATCGGCATTAACATACGGAGCTAAATCAATTTTATTAATCATTAACAAATCACTTCTTGTAATTCCGGGTCCGCCTTTTCTTGGAATTTTATCTCCTTCGGCAACATCAATTACAAAAATGGTTAAATCTGCTAAGTCCGGACTAAAGGTAGCCGAAAGGTTATCGCCCCCACTTTCAATAAAAACCAGTTCAATTTCCGGGAATCGCTCTACCAATTCGTCTACTGCCTCTAAATTCATACTTGCATCTTCACGAATTGCTGTATGAGGACAACCTCCTGTTTCCACCCCTATGATTCGTTCCGCTGGCAACAAACTGTTTTTAGTCAAGAAATCAGCATCTTCCTGAGTATATATATCATTTGTTATAACTCCTAATGAATATTTAGCTGCTAATTCTCTTGTTAATCGTTCTATTAAAGCTGTTTTACCTGATCCTACAGGACCAGCCACTCCTATTTTTATATAACT from Flavobacterium nitratireducens includes:
- a CDS encoding urease accessory protein UreD; the protein is MISKVIVESEVKNGITQLKSVFFNTPFKVVDIREDKKKPLLELILMSSSPGVLDGDELYFEYILNENSQLEITTQSFQRLFTMEKGAFQETKVLIKENAFLSYLPHPSVPHKGSDFKSNNTIYLEKNASVLWGEIFTCGRKLKGEVFEFTKMQSLTKVYQEDKLVFFENLYLNPSEFNPINLGQLEGFTHQLSLFFLHQSIDVKKMKSELDLFLKDKNCVFGISEAPANGLVIKILYNKAEKLMSWMKEITKIIKQYGL
- a CDS encoding tetratricopeptide repeat protein, which codes for MQCFVYLCETTIYEKTFFFFLLLFHLIIFGQNQLSPEDKIYNAIDSFVANPTAENLNQLSTTEAAFWKNPKPKTKDELLAIVILNCNKAYYENQFNEVQKAVSSYEKAWKIYQKYQLRNYDIIEYCLKPLGNLYSILGDYDNAENTIKQYYYIATQEKNQAKKIAAILNLSNVYQNSGKNDLAIDLLEKTIRTEKLSKIQKGILWNNLGNSYVLNYRNPGLTVKFVPNSFDKLESSYLKAIQLLQSEKIQSETLANCYRNLASLNAQWLRFDVANSYFDKARKYFYATPNLSSRQIAQFKYEEASLFFKQQKLKEATASIEAIFKLLIPNYNPKKSELPEQNSLYTENSLLDALDLRAAIYSLQNHEKKALEAYNLAFHIEELFSNMMIYENSKIIHQNRVRMRTEKCIAVYYHLYQKEPKQNYIEAAFQLAEQSKSGVLKSFLSKKTSLSRKEKLHLEQLQNWSNIILKEQQKGDLANIEKINEAIEKQNGLMLSLKKFVQKIPFRKKKQSTSNPCLPN
- the ureG gene encoding urease accessory protein UreG, whose amino-acid sequence is MERSYIKIGVAGPVGSGKTALIERLTRELAAKYSLGVITNDIYTQEDADFLTKNSLLPAERIIGVETGGCPHTAIREDASMNLEAVDELVERFPEIELVFIESGGDNLSATFSPDLADLTIFVIDVAEGDKIPRKGGPGITRSDLLMINKIDLAPYVNADLGVMERDARKMRNGKPFVFTNLMKKEGLNDVIGWIQKYALLEEVNEPNLVR
- a CDS encoding retropepsin-like aspartic protease — encoded protein: MKKLQEVLKKEKYKKVKFKITKTQHLLIKAKINGVEGRFILDTGASNSCVGFERIELFQLQAEDSNTKASGAGATGMHTQTAKENKLQLGTWKNNDFDLIIFDMSHVNEALTAYKVKTVDGIIGADILLKGKAIIDYYNNCVYLR
- a CDS encoding CHAT domain-containing protein is translated as MMIEYFSGFEKMYFFILDNNRIRLDFYWDNHTATPKIISFLDFFSDANKIIDNISGYNHYGHSLYTMLKLPQNSSYKNLIIVPDGILNFLPFEALITKESKTTNFAQMHYMLNDFNIGYENSAQFYLSFDKLRMTNKDKTVLGVFPVFEKTPLELSYSKNEMKSIQHNFKGKYLTNKAANFKNFSNSAANYSILHLSTHADAGDILAPASIKFYDQDILYSELYHLKIQPDLVVLSACETGIGKLYKSEGAMSIARGFQWAGAQNLLFSLWKVNDYTTSVFMESFYQNIKNGQSYLEANANAKRDFLNNPEISNAKKSPYYWSAFVYYGTLENNKTPTNYTYIVLGILFVIALIWLFIRYKNEKAARSPKKGKI